A stretch of DNA from Marispirochaeta aestuarii:
ATCAGTTCCACGGAGCCGTCCTCTTTAAGCAGCAGTTCAGCGGAACGAAGCTTGGCGTTGTAGTTGAAGCCCATGGCATGGCCGTGGGCCCCGGTGTTGTGGATGGCCAGTATGTCCCCGATCTCCACCTCCGGGATTTTCCGGTCAATGGCGAACTTGTCGTTGTTTTCGCAGAGACTGCCGGTAATGTCCGCGATAAAGGTCGCGGGAGCGTCCTCTTTTCCAAGGACTGTAATATGGTGATAGGCACCGTAGAGGGCAGGACGCATCAGGTTGGCCATGGAGGAATCGAGGCCGATGAAGGTCTTGTAGGTCTCCTTGCGATGGAGCACTTTCGTAACAAGCCAGCCGTAAGGGCCGGTGACCATGCGGCCGCATTCCATTACGATGCGCATCCCATCAAGGCCAGCAGGTTTAATGGTTTTTTCGTATCGTTTTCGTATTCCCTCCGATACGTATTCCAGATCAACCGGTTTTTCCTCCGGCCGGTAGGGAATCCCTATGCCGCCGCCGAGATTGACGAACTCCAGCTCGATTCCAAGTTCCTTTTTGAGTTCCACTGCGGTGTCGAAGAGGAGCCCTGCGGTTTCGATAAAATAATCGGGGTTCAGCTCGTTGGATGCCACCATAGTGTGAAGGGCAAAGCGCTTTGCCCCCAGATCCCGGACCTTCTTGTAGCCTTCGAAGAGCTGGTCCCTGGTAAAGCCGTATTTGGCCTCCGTGGGTTTTCCGATAATGTCGTTGCCGCTCTTGAGCTCCCCGGGATTATAGCGGAAGCAGATCAGCTCCGGAATCCCGGCATTTTCCTGCAGATAGTCGATGTGGGAGATGTCGTCCAGGTTGATTACCGCACCCAGTTCTTTTGCCCTGACGTACTCTGTTGCCGGGGTATCGTTGGAGGTGAACATGACCTCCTCTCCGCTTATTCCGGCCATTTCGGAGAGTACCAGCTCTGGCAGGGAGGAGCAGTCGGTCCCCATGCCCTCTTCCCTGAGGATCTGTATGATCCGGGGATTCGGCAATGCCTTGACGGCGAAGTAGTTCCTGAACCCCCCGGGGACCCAGTCGAAGGCCTTGTAAAACCTGCGGGCATTCTCCCGTATGGCCTTTTCGTCGTAGATGTGGAAAGGAGTGGGGTAGGTATCGATAATTCTTTCAATCTGTTCTTTTGTAAAAGGTACACTCTGATTACTCATGATAATCCGTCCTTGTCGTTATTTCTGACTGTTAAACAGTACGAATGCCCGATGTAATGGTCAAGCGGCAGCCGGTTTGGGCTTGAGCCGCGGGTTCGATCCTATCCTGACCGCGCTGATTACCACCACACCGCTGATGATCTGGACCGGGGAGAGGGTTTCGGCGAGGATCATCCAGCCGAGAAAAGCGGTAACCACGGGGATAAGATTGATAAACAGGGAAGCCCTGGCGGCCGGCACGTTCCTCTGACCGTAGTTGTAGAGGCCGAAGCCCCCGAAGGTAACGAATACCCCCAGAAAAAGAACCGATACCAGTACCGGTCCTGTCCAGACCTGAAAGGGAAGAGCAGGCAGCCCTGCGGCAGCGGGAAGAAAAAAGAAGAAGCCCGCAAGAATCTGGTAGGCCGTCAGGGACCAGGTGCTGTAGCGCCCGGAAAGGTGCTTTATGAGGATAAAATTCCCCGCCGCCATTACCATTGCCAGAAACTCGAGGACGTTTCCCAGCATGGGATTCGCCGCGGAACCGGCGGAGTCCTCGTTCCCCCCCAGGGTAAGCCCCACAACCCCGGCAACGCTCAGGGCCAGGGCGAGCCATTGTCGGGGACTCATGGGCTCCTTTAAAAAGAGCATGGCCCCCAGGGCAACCAGAATCGGAACAATGGAGGAGATTATCCCCGCCTGACTGGCTGTGGTCAGGGTAAGGGCGGTGGACTCGCAGAGAAAATAGAGGCAGGGCTGCAGCAGCACCATGGGAAGCAGATAGTAGAGGTCCCTGGTTTGAAAACCAGAACTTATGAAGATTCGATAAAAGGGCAGCAGGATGAGCAGGGTTATAGCCATCCTGAGCCAGACAACCAGCCCCGGAGGAATTACCGCGACGGCAATGCGCATGGCGATAAATGAGCCTGCCCAGAGAAGAACCGCCCCGGTGAGGGCAAGATAGGGCAGAGATGTGGATACCTTTGTGTTCATGACGCTACTATAGCAAAAAAGATCTTTTTGAGCTTGGAAAATATTGCGGGTATCGCTAAAACCGTGGCATTTTTTCCATAGTCAAAAAGGAAGATTTTGTAGTGCCTGTAAATTCATGTAGCGACAAGAGTTGCGGATCGCGACAAATCTTGACGACGCAGGATATGGGAAAAGAGTAGATTTTAGAGGTGCCCTTGCGCTTTAATCCAGGGTACCTTTCCTGTAGGCGGAGGGGGAGATTCCCGTATAGGCGTGGAAGGTATTTGAAAAATGGCTC
This window harbors:
- a CDS encoding DMT family transporter, producing MNTKVSTSLPYLALTGAVLLWAGSFIAMRIAVAVIPPGLVVWLRMAITLLILLPFYRIFISSGFQTRDLYYLLPMVLLQPCLYFLCESTALTLTTASQAGIISSIVPILVALGAMLFLKEPMSPRQWLALALSVAGVVGLTLGGNEDSAGSAANPMLGNVLEFLAMVMAAGNFILIKHLSGRYSTWSLTAYQILAGFFFFLPAAAGLPALPFQVWTGPVLVSVLFLGVFVTFGGFGLYNYGQRNVPAARASLFINLIPVVTAFLGWMILAETLSPVQIISGVVVISAVRIGSNPRLKPKPAAA
- a CDS encoding diaminopimelate decarboxylase family protein, which gives rise to MSNQSVPFTKEQIERIIDTYPTPFHIYDEKAIRENARRFYKAFDWVPGGFRNYFAVKALPNPRIIQILREEGMGTDCSSLPELVLSEMAGISGEEVMFTSNDTPATEYVRAKELGAVINLDDISHIDYLQENAGIPELICFRYNPGELKSGNDIIGKPTEAKYGFTRDQLFEGYKKVRDLGAKRFALHTMVASNELNPDYFIETAGLLFDTAVELKKELGIELEFVNLGGGIGIPYRPEEKPVDLEYVSEGIRKRYEKTIKPAGLDGMRIVMECGRMVTGPYGWLVTKVLHRKETYKTFIGLDSSMANLMRPALYGAYHHITVLGKEDAPATFIADITGSLCENNDKFAIDRKIPEVEIGDILAIHNTGAHGHAMGFNYNAKLRSAELLLKEDGSVELIRRAETVEDYLATLV